The DNA sequence TTTTTGTTCACCTGCCAAGCGTGCAAAATGTCATCACCCGACACGAACTATCTGCTGAACCTTCTTCAGATATCGGACAGTGGCAAGTTTCGCGAAGTTTTCATTTCGTATACTTATACAGTGAGCAGGGCATAAGCGAGTTGGTTTCTTTTTGACAGCATTTCCAACGGGCAGTTTCGCTCACAGCGCCGGCTTAGAAGTGGCATACCAGCGTGGGTTTCTGACAACGTCGGGTAAATTATTTGTGTCTGTGACATATAATTATCGTGACACTGTCCTTAGCATTGTCaatattgtctagtaaaaaaaaaaccttttctcCTTACTTGACTTGTGTCTGGTTACCTTGTTTCAGAAAAGGTCGAAAAGTTCCTGCTTGCAAGTGTTGAGAATGTAGGCAAGTGCGCTGTGCGCAGTGCGCTCACGTTACAGTAACATAATCGTCACCTTGCAAGCTGTTTACGCACCCCAGTTACTGCCATCATCACTTTGCAGGTTCCTTCAGTGTACCATTCGTGAGAGAAGCATACAAGAAATGGACTGACCTCGGAGCCATCAGAGCTCTGGATCACCTCCTGAATGTCTCGTTGAGCAATCACATTGCCAACAGGGCGAGTACGCAACAGGTTTAGTAGAGGGCCGACTTCTATCTGGCATTTATTGTTTCATTGACAAATTCGGGGCATCATGTTCTCGGCATATGTGTCCGAGAGGATCAGATGATCGCTCATACACATTTATATATCGACTTTTTCTTCCTGTCCCAGGGGCGGTCTCTGATTCAGACTGCTTGTGCAACGTACAGGGATGCAAAACTCACCGAAATTCAGAACTGGATCTATGATGGCAAGTTGGTAGGCCATCAGGTAACGCAGAACCACTTTGTGTGTATTCAATGACATGTAGTACGTGCTAAGTACACATTGATAGATGGCGCacccattatgcaaaaaagaggtgaggcgtgcagacaggacacaagagtagagaagtggacgacactctactcttgtgtcctgtctgcacgcctcaccttttttttgcataatgaatccttaccaactagctcagctttctgtcgttctaaggcgCACCCATGTTCAGTATAACCAAAGTTGGTTATTTATTTTATGGTATAACCATGGTATAACTCCATCTACGATGGCAGCCTGATAGGCCATCAGTTAATGTGAAATTATGTTAGATGCGTGATGCAGTAGAAAATAGAAATCGGGTAACAGTTTGGCTCTTTAAACATGAACAGAATACAAAATGATATATAAGATGCACATACATAATATGCCTTATACATGTGTTATAGTTGTTGTTTTAGGCAGTGATTTGTAAATATTACTGTCAAGGCACATGCTTTAGAAATGATTACTGGGTGCTCTGGCTGAGGTGCATAATTTCTTGCAGCAGATATGCTATCAATACAGAAGTACCAGTGATGCATGCAGTACATCATACTGTTTGATGTTAGCACACCATTATCACTTATACTTGACCGTTTTTAACTGTGTTGTAACACATTGTCGCAGCTCCTTGTAACCTTTTGAGTGCCACAATGTTGGCATATTGTTGCTTTGATTGGAGACAGTTGTACGTGTTGGCCGTGGTGGGTAGCAACAAAGAAGCTTATGCTTATAGCCCTAGCTAGCTTCCAATCTTTAACTAATGCAGAGTCTGTTTCAGCCATGTGCTCCTAGAAACCAAATTTGATGTTAACATACCTCCATTCCATGCCGCCTTTGAAGCATCAGTTGAAGTACATTGCTAAGCTAATTAGCTGCCTAATAATGCTATAGATTGTTGGCATCTGGAATTCCAGTTTTCTAAGTGTTTATTGCATAGGAGCTGAGCTACCGAGTGTGTCAGGCACTAATAGGTGTTTTTAAAAGACAAATGAGATGCCAGAGAGCTTATAAATGTTTTACATTTCAGGCTGTAATGTATGGCGTTGTGTGCGCATTTCTGAGTATTCCCGAAGACCAGGCCATCCTGTCCTTTCTGTTCAGCTCGCTCCGAACCACAGTTGCTGCTGCAGTACGGCTTGGAGCTGTAGGCACACTTGAGGTTTGCAGCACCTTTTTAACATCTTCATCAACTTCGCTAGGCATAAGAAGGGAGTGGGATTGGCCTTGTTGGTAAAACATGCTTTAAAGTTTGAataacagcgcaaggacagcagaggggacaaaagagagaacagagcgctaactttcaacagttttattttcttttcagaaagcatagCGGGTTGTATAGCCACACACTAGCACACCAACCATGCGCAGAATGCCACGACAAAGCCATACAGAATTAAATGTGGCATCGCTAGCCCAAGGTATCTGAAAAGAGCAACACAGAAAAAGGCACCTAGCAAAGATGTGTCGCTCTTATAGAAAAACctaaattgtttaaaaatagACGATCCATTTCTTGTAAAAAATTCTGGTGCAGTCCAGCaacttgtcagctcacaatgTAATGAAAACCTGTTTGCATTTTCAATTGGCATTAAGGACCTTTATTATTCTATACCACATGTTCCACTACTTCACTACATTGATGAATGCATTGATGAATTTGGCCCTTCAAAGTTCCAGACTCAGTCTGGCATCAGGGGTTTTTTAGAATCACTTCGCTTTTATCTACAGTTGACTTACGCCCGTTGGGATGGTAAACCTCACCTCCAAAAAGAAGGCATTTGCATCGGATCATGCATCACTCCCATATTAAGTGATTTGTTTTTAGCGAAACTTGACAGATCTATGTCGGATGCTTTCATCAACACTAATGTCTTAGCTGCTTTTAGATATGtggatgactttttaatttttcttgACAGTGATGCCAGGTCTTGCGAGTCTGATGCTTTTTCAGTTCTGGACACAGTGTGCAAAAGTTTTAAACCACTAGAACTAACCCATCagaaagggtgttaaccgaggggctcgatttttattagtcatatcagaagaagccaacaaacacttacaccaaggacaacataggggaaattacttgtgcttaataaatgaaataaagaaatgataaattaatggaaattaaagtggatgaaaaaacaacttgccgcaggtgggaaccgaacccacaaccttcgcatttcgcgtgcaatgctctaccaattgagctaccgcggcgccgttttcccatccactttcttgggtatttgtgtgtcctagtagaaccctgggagtgttagccagcgccaccactcacgcgaaatgcgaaggttatgggttcggttcccacctgcggcaagttgttttttcattcactttaatttccattaatttatcatttctttatttcatttattaagcacaagtaattttccctatgttgtccttggtgtcagtgtttgttggcttctcctgATAGAACTAACCCATGAATTTTCAGAGAGTGGTGTAATAAGGTTCCTAGACGTTAAGCTATTTGTGCACTAAAACCATTCTTGTTGGATGTACTACCCACGTGACAACAAGCCACTTCCATTCAACTCTGCGCACACTAATCTTATAAAACGTGGCATTGTTAGCTCATGTTTCAAAAATTCCTTAAGAAACTCCTGCTAACATAATATTATCGACAGCTTTCGTGAGCAGTCTGAATGGTTAACTTCGGCAGGCTATCCATCTCTTGTACAAGTCTCTGTTACTGAAGGCCTGCTGCGCAGCTTTTCATCCGTGGTGAATGAAAATCCAGATGGAGCAACTCAGGATAGACAAAAACTGTGGTAATCCCATACATGCATAGAATCACGCACAATCTTAAAAAAGGTCGTTCAGTGTGTAAACATCAAAGTTGTCTTCTCTGCCACTGAAAAATTAGGCAACCTTTGCAAAATGATCGTCCTGGCATCTAGGCCCAAATGAGGGTGGCTTATCACACGCAAGAATAAATTCATAGTTTGCACAAACAACATGGTGTATCAGATCCCCGGGTCCTGTGGTAAATATTACATTGGACAGACGTGCCGATGCATTAATGAAAGACTGAAAGAGCACAGGTACAATGTTGACCACGCTAAACAGGATTGGTTTTCTGCCCACTGCTGCATGAGTGGATGTAGGccgagattttaaaaaaaatgtagtatTAGTGCAAAACACAGTGATTGTGTCATGCTTGAATAATCAAAGTGGGAAAAATTACATGTTTAAAGGATGGTTGCATCAGCACTCCCTCTGTCACGCTACCTTACAAGGAAGTCGGATACCTTGGGCTATCGATGCCACATTTAATTCTGTATGGCTTTGTCTCTGTGTTCTGTGCATAGTTGGTATGCTAGTGTGTGGCTATACAACCTGctatgctttctgaaaagaaaataagaattgttgaaagttagcactctgttctctcttctgtcccctcTGCTGTCCTTGTGCTGTTATTCAAACTTTAAAACTAGGCATACCTGATTAAGCATGGGCTCagtttactgcgacagcagtgaaTAGCTCAAAACTGGGTTtgatgtgtttgtcctttttttccATTGCACCGTCATTGTCGTGTCACCATCATTGCAAGGCTGCTTTTATCATCAGCTTTGCCGTTCACCATATGGTAAAGAAAAGCTGAAATTTTTCCATCACTGCCGCTGATGATAAATTTCATGGCCCTACAACCACTTGGAGTTGAAAGCTAGGTGTGCCAACCACTGAGCTATCATGCAACATTCACACTTGGCGATTTGTGCTGGGTTTTGTTCCTAACACAGACTCTTGACAGTGGAGGCATCTGTGCACATATTTCAGAAGCTAGAGCTGTAACGGCTGTAGACAACACCGTGTACATTGCAAGGAAGTTGCTTTTGAGAAGATGGCGGTTTCCACTCTGAGAGAGTGCTTCTGTTACAGTGAATGAGGTCCGAGATGGCGGAATCACTGGAGCCTGTTGATGCTTTTCTACTTTGAATTTCACACTTACTTTTATAACTCACGGATGCATGGCACCTTTCTATTTTTGGTTCCATGCAGTGAACAGCTTCATTTTAATGTCAAGCTTGCACATGTGATCTGCTGCTATATTTGGGTGTTGCGTGATCATCATTGAGGCTTGGCCTTGTTGGCAAGACATACAAAAAACGCATGCTCACACACCTGGTACCGCTGCTTCAAGAATCAGCCTAGCGAGTTCATCTTGCAACAAAACATTTATGAAACAATGGGTTATGAGCCTTTGTGTGCAGTCGTTTCAGGAGTGCTTTGTTGTGTCAGGACACAGAGGTGAAACCGCTAGGCTGATTCTTGAAGCAGCAAAAATAGAAAGTTTAGATGACAAGTTTGTGATTATGCCTTCGctggcactgtaaaaaaaaagacctatttttttttttatgcgatatGGTTCACACATGGCATCTTTGCTTTCGCCCATGGGGTTGAATGCAGGGGTTGAAGATTAGGCAAGTTGGTAATGTTGCATCTTGAATGTTGCGTCTGTCTGTCCCTTTTCCCAAGTATGCGTGCACTGTGAACAAATTCAAGATGATGTGCATGGTTATAAATATGTGCATCTATCTTGAATAAAGCGATTAttgaagtcagcgcttgtctgcgTCTTCCTCTGTCACTGTACTTGGACATTCCTAAATGGGCGTGACTCTCTAATGACCGTTCCAAATTTGTCaaggctgattttttttttttttttaaatccaaggGCCAGCGGATGCAGTTCATGCTGCAGACGAGGCTGCCTGAGATCATGGAAAGGTATGTTGTGGAAGTGGTAAACTGTCGAGCCAGCAACCTGCTGAAGTTATGATTAGTAGACGTCAAAAATAAGTTAATGATTACATCTTGATTCAGAGTGAAATGCCATACCTGAAAGTTATATAATACAGATAATTCCTGGTCTCAGCTGGTGGCATCTCGTATATGCTGGTGTTGCCAAATACTCCACTGTAAAAGAAAATGCTAATGCTTATAGTGAACGCAAAGTAGCTAAATGAGCAAACTTTCAATTGGCACAGGAAATGTGTCGACAAacctgttcaaaagttatttagCACAAACATAAACAGCAGCTAAGCAGATTGTATTTCTCAGGGCTTCAGCACTAGAGTAAGTAGGTAAATCAAGTAAAAAAACCCCGACAAAGCTTTAgaggaaaaagaaatgtttagaaAAAATGCATGATGACATGATGAGCACTTTAAAAGATGAGCACATCTCTTTCAGTGAGCAGATCATCTGAGAAAATAACAAATTCCTGCACATCTGTGCAGCTACACTGGCAGTATCCAATCATGCTATTCGGGGCACCACTGCCCTTAGTTAGTTGGGGCAGTGGTGATTATGATGGATTGTCAATAAATGCATCATGGTAATTTTATTCCAGGGTGCAGAATTCATTGAAACGAAGTGAAAGTGGCAGGACAGTCTTTTGTTCATATTCTAAAGAGAGT is a window from the Dermacentor variabilis isolate Ectoservices chromosome 3, ASM5094787v1, whole genome shotgun sequence genome containing:
- the LOC142576159 gene encoding uncharacterized protein LOC142576159 isoform X3, which encodes MPPPSSLSGTSPVMKGSFSVPFVREAYKKWTDLGAIRALDHLLNVSLSNHIANRASTQQGRSLIQTACATYRDAKLTEIQNWIYDGKLVGHQAVMYGVVCAFLSIPEDQAILSFLFSSLRTTVAAAVRLGAVGTLEGQRMQFMLQTRLPEIMERHQHRTSDNAANVYPLVDVMQSSHDQLFARMFYS
- the LOC142576159 gene encoding uncharacterized protein LOC142576159 isoform X2; translated protein: MSSPDTNYLLNLLQISDSAFPTGSFAHSAGLEVAYQRGFLTTSEKVEKFLLASVENVGSFSVPFVREAYKKWTDLGAIRALDHLLNVSLSNHIANRASTQQGRSLIQTACATYRDAKLTEIQNWIYDGKLVGHQAVMYGVVCAFLSIPEDQAILSFLFSSLRTTVAAAVRLGAVGTLEAPAQNVGQCCQRVSPG
- the LOC142576159 gene encoding uncharacterized protein LOC142576159 isoform X1, which codes for MSSPDTNYLLNLLQISDSAFPTGSFAHSAGLEVAYQRGFLTTSEKVEKFLLASVENVGSFSVPFVREAYKKWTDLGAIRALDHLLNVSLSNHIANRASTQQGRSLIQTACATYRDAKLTEIQNWIYDGKLVGHQAVMYGVVCAFLSIPEDQAILSFLFSSLRTTVAAAVRLGAVGTLEGQRMQFMLQTRLPEIMERHQHRTSDNAANVYPLVDVMQSSHDQLFARMFYS